The following are encoded together in the Bos indicus isolate NIAB-ARS_2022 breed Sahiwal x Tharparkar chromosome 27, NIAB-ARS_B.indTharparkar_mat_pri_1.0, whole genome shotgun sequence genome:
- the LOC139180096 gene encoding uncharacterized protein, producing MKESLLRPCCPQEGEEVSEGSRGPRQTGLGLGDLRQEPKEQASGRPSAVPTLRLAHAPLQSAWSHVPQNQGALGVSSPSSGISPTRVRRHRWDMTCSQRRSRDQSPGPKTQSSVIFPHNIPEVSEAASEGTRGLRDGTRVVAGPGSASTWGSVHLTSVWSCSPRREQVLEVALRRLQGGSQEGPGALCTERSWGTLLKAGVVPPDARYTSGGNGCSWQLTAAQDPKPPCAHVGWCLPQTDRRQSVRGLKAPFLFSLEA from the coding sequence ATGAAGGAGAGTCTCCTCAGGCCCTGCTGCccacaggagggagaggaggtgagtgAGGGAAGCCGAGGGCCCAGGCAGACGGGTCTTGGCTTGGGGGACCTCAGGCAGGAGCCCAAGGAACAGGCGAGCGGCCGTCCTTCCGCTGTGCCCACTCTGCGTCTGGCCCACGCGCCTCTCCAGAGTGCCTGGAGCCACGTGCCTCAGAACCAAGGGGCCCTGGGGGTCAGCTCACCCAGCTCTGGCATCTCGCCGACGAGGGTGCGCAGGCACCGTTGGGACATGACCTGTAGTCAAAGGCGGAGCCGAGACCAGAGTCCGGGTCCAAAGACTCAGTCCAGCGTCATCTTTCCACACAACATCCCAGAGGTGTCTGAGGCTGCTTCTGAGGGAACGAGGGGGCTGCGGGACGGGACACGCGTGGTGGCGGGGCCCGGCTCTGCATCCACCTGGGGCTCAGTCCACCTGACCTCCGTGTGGTCCTGCTCCCCGCGGAGGGAACAGGTGCTCGAAGTCGCCCTCCGGAGGCTGCAGGGAGGATCCCAGGAGGGTCCTGGGGCGCTCTGCACTGAGAGGTCCTGGGGCACTCTGCTAAAAGCCGGGGTGGTGCCACCCGACGCCCGATACACTTCCGGGGGCAACGGATGCTCATGGCAGCTGACCGCGGCCCAAGACCCAAAGCCGCCCTGTGCACACGTGGGGTGGTGCCTCCCCCAAACCGACCGGAGGCAGAGTGTCAGGGGCTTGAAGGCCCCCTTCTTGTTCTCACTGGAAGCATGA